In Uranotaenia lowii strain MFRU-FL chromosome 2, ASM2978415v1, whole genome shotgun sequence, one genomic interval encodes:
- the LOC129743531 gene encoding uncharacterized protein LOC129743531, with protein sequence MNSSDPEKVIEKLKKHEVVYSRADKGNAVVIMNKQDYDTKVRDMIATGPYEECAFKNGKPKDPLNMLIEEANIVRQRVANLIGDSKLERKFLVPNAKVASLYCLPKIHKNPIAMRPISSNICTPTEKMAAWLVEEMKKYPVNHGKSVKNSIELVEHLKGFKVRRGEILVSFDVSALFPSVPTSDALDSLRRHLERCRVPPNQIEAYIAVAEVCMKQNYFMFRGKFYKQTFGLSMGSKLSPLLAEVFMEDFETDLEKKEKLFPRVWWRYVDDIFASVKERYLPQTLELLNNQHSSIKFTVEKEVEGKLPFLDLLIQRKEDNTLKFGIYRKPTSTDRYITVDSNHFGAQKQAAFHSMAHRLYNIPMEKPEFEEEKQKIYEAGIVNGYDNEFVRKILRKHARKKHRSDTTTFRPEKEESYRVSLPFHPKLTNGISKILLQHGFKTAYKSGNTFKARLVSLKDRIPEEERSGIYEIPCKSCPSIYIGQTRRKFKVRLKEHKNAVENKRINESSVAAHTTEFDHSIDWEKVKFKKCVHKPGHLNAWESMFISTAEKPLMNEDDPPIISPLFNLINQKFA encoded by the coding sequence ATGAATTCGAGCGACCCAGAAAAAGTGatagagaaattgaaaaaacatgaAGTGGTGTACTCTCGAGCAGACAAGGGAAATGCAGTGGTTATCATGAATAAACAGGATTATGATACCAAAGTCCGTGACATGATAGCAACGGGCCCATACGAAGAATGCGCATTCAAGAACGGGAAACCAAAAGATCCTCTAAATATGCTGATCGAGGAAGCCAACATTGTCAGACAAAGAGTTGCCAACCTTATTGGAGATTCGAAACTAGAAAGGAAGTTCCTTGTTCCGAACGCTAAGGTTGCATCTTTGTATTGTTTGccaaaaatccacaaaaatccCATAGCCATGCGACCCATTTCCTCCAATATTTGTACACCCACGGAAAAAATGGCAGCTTGGTTGGTAGAGGAAATGAAGAAGTACCCGGTGAATCAcggaaaaagtgtaaaaaactcGATTGAGCTAGTGGAACACCTAAAAGGATTCAAAGTGCGTCGAGGCGAAATTCTGGTTTCATTTGACGTCTCCGCACTTTTCCCCAGCGTCCCCACTTCCGATGCTCTCGACAGCCTACGAAGACATTTAGAACGCTGCCGAGTACCCCCCAATCAGATCGAAGCATACATCGCCGTCGCTGAAGTTTGCATGAAACAAAActatttcatgtttcggggtaagtTTTATAAACAGACCTTTGGCCTTAGTATGGGTAGCAAACTCTCCCCCCTTCTGGCCGAAGTATtcatggaagattttgaaacggatctggagaaaaaagaaaaactcttCCCCCGTGTTTGGTGGCGCTACGTAGATGATATTTTTGCATCCGTAAAAGAACGCTATCTCCCACAGACACTCGAACTCCTCAATAATCAGCATAGCTCGATCAAGTTTACGGTTGAAAAAGAAGTTGAGGGAAAACTCCCTTTTCTTGATTTGCTGATTCAAAGAAAAGAGGATAATACcttgaaatttggaatttaccGTAAACCAACCTCAACTGATAGATACATCACGGTCGACTCGAATCATTTTGGGGCTCAAAAACAAGCCGCATTCCACTCTATGGCACACCGGTTGTATAATATTCCGATGGAGAAGCCCGAGTTTGAAGAGGAAAAGCAGAAAATATACGAAGCCGGGATTGTGAACGGATATGACAAcgaatttgttcgaaaaatccTTCGCAAACACGCCCGAAAAAAGCATAGAAGTGATACAACTACCTTCAGACCGGAAAAAGAAGAATCTTACAGAGTTAGTCTACCATTTCATCCGAAACTAACTAATGGAATAAGTAAGATTCTTCTACAACACGGATTCAAAACTGCGTACAAAAGTGGAAATACTTTTAAGGCTCGGCTAGTTTCACTCAAAGATAGGATTCCAGAAGAGGAAAGGTCTGGAATTTACGAAATTCCATGTAAGAGTTGTCCATCGATTTACATCGGCCAAACCCGCCGTAAATTTAAAGTGCGGCTCAAAGAGCATAAGAATGCCGTTGAAAACAAAAGGATCAATGAATCGAGCGTGGCCGCCCACACAACAGAATTTGACCATTCCATTGACtgggaaaaggtcaaatttaaaaaatgcgtaCACAAACCTGGACACCTTAACGCTTGGGAGTCTATGTTCATCAGCACGGCCGAGAAACCGTTGATGAACGAAGATGACCCGCCGATTATATCTCCACTTTTCAACCtgatcaaccaaaagttcgcatGA